In one window of Desulforhabdus amnigena DNA:
- the ilvA gene encoding threonine ammonia-lyase: MISLIDIQNASRIIKQKVIRTPLIYSASFSKMCDAEVYLKLENLQQTGSFKLRGAACKIDSLVNQSDGCTGVVAASAGNHAQGVALAAKRAGLPATIVMPESASISKQEATRAYGGEVILHGQSIVECIEKAQKLAQNGNVFIHPFDDPDIICGQGTIGLEILEDLPDTDAIFVPIGGGGLMAGVSMAVKSVRPEVQLIGVQAAACPSAFQALQEGKVTCVESVKSIADGISVKQIGQLPFEIIHSLVNQIVLVEEDQIAASILLLLERRKVLAEGAGAVPLAALLSGKSDFPKGGKIVLVISGGNVDSPLLDRIIRQGLVWNGRIMRFSVCLEDVPGALMEILKIIAFLKANVLHIYHERSGWDIPIHLSHVELELETRGPQHILEISKTLEESGYRLCNLS; the protein is encoded by the coding sequence ATGATTTCATTGATCGATATTCAAAACGCATCTCGGATCATTAAGCAAAAGGTGATTCGAACCCCTCTGATTTACTCAGCCAGTTTCAGTAAAATGTGTGATGCTGAAGTTTATCTGAAATTGGAAAACTTACAGCAGACGGGTTCTTTCAAACTGCGTGGAGCTGCCTGTAAAATTGATTCTCTCGTTAACCAAAGTGACGGTTGCACCGGAGTTGTAGCGGCCTCCGCCGGTAATCATGCGCAGGGTGTCGCCCTCGCAGCGAAAAGAGCCGGCTTGCCTGCAACCATCGTTATGCCCGAGTCGGCCTCCATTTCCAAGCAGGAAGCAACGCGTGCCTATGGCGGAGAAGTGATTCTCCATGGGCAGAGCATTGTGGAATGCATTGAAAAAGCACAGAAATTGGCTCAAAATGGAAATGTCTTTATTCATCCTTTTGACGATCCGGACATTATATGCGGGCAGGGCACCATCGGCCTTGAAATTTTGGAAGATTTGCCGGACACGGACGCCATTTTCGTTCCCATCGGCGGGGGAGGACTCATGGCGGGTGTATCGATGGCGGTCAAGAGCGTGCGGCCGGAGGTCCAACTGATTGGAGTGCAGGCTGCAGCATGTCCTTCAGCTTTTCAGGCTTTGCAAGAAGGGAAGGTGACTTGTGTCGAATCGGTCAAATCCATTGCTGATGGCATTTCGGTCAAACAAATTGGCCAACTTCCTTTTGAAATCATTCACAGTCTGGTGAACCAAATCGTTTTGGTAGAAGAAGATCAGATTGCAGCCTCCATCCTTCTTCTTCTCGAACGGCGAAAGGTGTTGGCCGAAGGGGCAGGAGCCGTTCCTTTGGCAGCACTTTTGAGCGGTAAATCGGATTTCCCCAAAGGGGGCAAAATCGTTCTGGTGATCAGCGGAGGGAATGTTGACAGTCCTCTACTCGATAGAATAATCCGGCAGGGGTTGGTATGGAATGGGCGTATCATGCGCTTTTCTGTTTGTCTGGAAGATGTTCCCGGAGCCTTGATGGAAATATTGAAGATCATCGCTTTCCTGAAAGCGAACGTGCTGCACATTTATCATGAACGCAGTGGCTGGGATATTCCTATTCATCTGAGTCATGTGGAATTGGAACTTGAAACACGAGGACCACAGCATATTCTTGAGATATCGAAAACACTTGAAGAATCGGGATACCGCTTATGTAATTTGTCATGA
- a CDS encoding universal stress protein produces the protein MFKHILVPTDLTERSLNALAIAVKLALREESRITLLHVIETIQDTELDDFSDFYEKLGRRASRKMEQMIRQYREGQLTIQTEITYGKRVKEIIHFATNQEIDLIILSSHKIEADNAVQGWGTISYKVSILSHCPVMLVK, from the coding sequence ATGTTCAAACACATTCTTGTCCCGACCGATCTCACAGAGAGGAGCCTGAACGCTCTTGCCATAGCCGTCAAACTTGCCCTCAGAGAAGAATCTCGAATTACTCTCCTCCATGTGATAGAAACCATTCAAGATACTGAACTGGACGATTTCAGTGATTTTTATGAAAAGTTGGGACGACGTGCCAGCAGGAAAATGGAACAAATGATTAGGCAGTACCGTGAGGGGCAGCTCACGATTCAGACAGAAATCACCTATGGAAAGAGGGTGAAAGAGATCATTCATTTCGCAACGAACCAGGAGATCGACCTGATCATCCTGAGCTCTCACAAGATTGAAGCGGACAATGCCGTGCAGGGATGGGGAACCATCAGCTACAAAGTGAGCATTTTATCTCACTGTCCCGTCATGCTTGTAAAATAG
- a CDS encoding rhomboid family intramembrane serine protease, whose protein sequence is MIPLKDINPSKGVPVINYFIIVLCTFAFLYELQLGGHLEDFLFTYGLIPARYTKPEIAIHFTLMEQILPFFTSMFLHGGWLHLIGNMWILHIFGDNVEGEIGHLSYLLFYVISGLIAASIQVFFNPSSSIPTIGASGAIAGIMGAYFILYPRARILTFIPIFFIPYLIVLPAYVFLGFWFILQFFSGTFSLLGRGHHVAGIAWWAHVGGFIGGIFLLNLFGKKAFRR, encoded by the coding sequence ATGATTCCATTGAAAGATATAAACCCATCAAAAGGCGTACCCGTTATAAACTATTTTATTATTGTCCTTTGCACTTTTGCTTTTCTCTATGAACTACAACTGGGGGGACACCTTGAGGATTTTCTCTTTACCTATGGTCTGATACCCGCCCGTTATACCAAGCCTGAAATTGCAATTCATTTTACTCTTATGGAGCAGATCTTGCCCTTTTTTACCTCCATGTTTCTCCATGGGGGCTGGCTGCATCTAATTGGAAATATGTGGATTTTACATATTTTTGGTGACAATGTGGAAGGAGAGATCGGGCATCTTTCCTACCTTTTATTTTATGTCATTTCCGGTCTTATCGCCGCAAGTATCCAGGTGTTCTTTAATCCCAGTTCCAGCATACCCACTATTGGAGCGAGCGGAGCAATAGCCGGGATTATGGGAGCTTATTTCATCCTTTACCCACGCGCCAGGATATTGACTTTCATTCCGATTTTTTTCATTCCTTATCTCATTGTGTTGCCCGCTTATGTCTTTCTCGGTTTCTGGTTTATTCTTCAATTTTTCAGCGGTACATTCTCTTTGCTGGGAAGGGGCCATCATGTGGCTGGAATTGCTTGGTGGGCCCATGTAGGTGGATTCATAGGAGGCATCTTTCTTTTGAACTTGTTTGGGAAAAAAGCATTTCGTCGCTGA
- a CDS encoding AMP-binding protein, whose product MEKAVLQSLTIGQILDRTIEKYPDTEALIYVDRDFRLTYREFGELVDRLAMGMMALGIQKGEKVAIWATNVPYWVALQFATAKIGAILLTVNTYYKSSELAYLLKQSEAENIFIIDGFRDTDYLQTLYELVPELKTQQRGFLKSREFPHLKRALFLGHEKHRGMYSITEIMALSHLTSEQEYKERQESLDPHDVVNMQYTSGTTGFPKGVMLTHYNIGNNGYWIGKNQLLGPEDRLCLPVPLFHCFGCVLGVMAAVNHGSTLVILENFDPVQVMAAVEEERCTALYGVPTMFIAILGHKMFGKFDFSSLRTGIMAGSPCPIRTMEQVIEKMYMKDVTICYGLTEASPVMTQTRVDDDIEKRVKSVGRAMPGIEVAVIDPETGLPVPPGVQGEVVCRGYNVMKGYYNMPDATNKTIDSDGWLHSGDLGVIDEEGYLSITGRHKDMIIRGGENIYPREIEEFLYRMEGIRDVQVAGVPSSRYGEEVGAFIILKEGYNYTPEDVKDFCRGKIARYKIPKYVLFVNSYPMTASGKIQKFKLREQSALLFPDA is encoded by the coding sequence ATGGAAAAAGCTGTATTGCAGTCGCTGACAATAGGACAAATCCTTGATCGAACCATCGAGAAATATCCTGATACTGAAGCTCTAATTTATGTAGATCGCGATTTTCGTCTCACTTACCGTGAATTTGGAGAACTAGTGGACCGGCTTGCCATGGGCATGATGGCCCTGGGAATCCAGAAGGGTGAAAAAGTCGCTATCTGGGCGACCAACGTCCCTTACTGGGTTGCCCTTCAATTTGCCACCGCCAAAATCGGAGCGATCCTTTTAACGGTCAACACCTACTATAAAAGCAGCGAACTGGCCTACCTGCTCAAGCAATCCGAAGCCGAAAACATTTTCATCATCGACGGATTCAGAGACACGGACTACCTCCAAACCCTCTATGAACTCGTTCCGGAACTCAAGACTCAACAGCGAGGTTTCTTGAAAAGCCGGGAGTTCCCTCACCTCAAAAGAGCTCTTTTCTTGGGACATGAAAAGCACAGGGGGATGTATTCCATTACAGAGATCATGGCTTTGAGCCACCTTACCAGCGAACAGGAATACAAAGAGCGACAAGAGAGCCTCGATCCCCATGACGTGGTGAACATGCAGTATACCTCCGGCACGACAGGCTTCCCCAAAGGGGTCATGCTCACCCACTACAATATTGGAAACAACGGTTACTGGATTGGAAAAAACCAGTTGTTGGGCCCTGAAGACCGTCTCTGCCTCCCGGTTCCTCTCTTCCATTGTTTCGGATGTGTCCTGGGGGTGATGGCCGCCGTGAATCACGGCAGTACCCTGGTGATTCTTGAAAATTTCGACCCCGTCCAGGTGATGGCCGCCGTCGAGGAAGAACGCTGTACAGCGCTTTATGGCGTCCCCACCATGTTCATCGCCATATTGGGCCACAAAATGTTCGGCAAGTTCGACTTCAGTTCCCTCAGAACTGGAATCATGGCCGGTTCGCCCTGCCCCATCCGTACCATGGAACAGGTCATAGAGAAAATGTACATGAAAGATGTTACCATCTGCTATGGTCTCACCGAAGCTTCGCCGGTGATGACTCAAACACGGGTAGACGACGATATCGAGAAACGGGTAAAGTCCGTCGGACGAGCCATGCCCGGCATCGAAGTGGCGGTCATCGATCCCGAAACGGGTCTCCCCGTCCCGCCAGGCGTTCAGGGTGAGGTCGTTTGCCGAGGCTACAACGTTATGAAGGGCTATTACAATATGCCCGATGCCACAAATAAAACCATTGACAGTGACGGTTGGTTGCATTCGGGCGACCTTGGAGTGATAGATGAAGAGGGTTACCTTTCCATTACCGGGAGGCATAAAGACATGATCATACGTGGAGGAGAAAACATCTATCCAAGAGAGATAGAAGAATTCCTCTACCGCATGGAAGGTATTCGAGATGTTCAGGTCGCGGGGGTGCCGAGCTCCAGGTATGGTGAGGAAGTTGGCGCCTTCATTATCCTGAAGGAGGGGTATAACTATACACCCGAAGATGTGAAGGATTTCTGCCGTGGGAAAATTGCCAGGTACAAGATTCCCAAGTATGTTCTGTTTGTGAACAGCTACCCCATGACGGCCAGCGGCAAGATTCAAAAGTTCAAATTGAGAGAGCAGTCCGCATTGCTGTTTCCGGATGCCTAG
- a CDS encoding helix-turn-helix domain-containing protein, with translation MNAAKVGSRIRAFREKENMSREELAERTGLEETFIQAMEEDDVYPSLGPLLKIAHALGTRLGTFLDDQISRDPLIVRLEEQQEELSMLKGKDKPVSLRFHSLGRGKADRRMEPFFIEILPESAEDKKLSSHEGEEFIVVVSGEVEVIYGHEVHRLKKGDSIYYNSVVPHYVSSARNEKAEVYAVLYIPD, from the coding sequence TTGAATGCTGCAAAAGTTGGCTCACGCATACGGGCCTTCAGGGAAAAGGAGAACATGAGTCGTGAAGAACTCGCAGAACGGACCGGCCTCGAAGAGACATTCATCCAAGCAATGGAAGAAGACGACGTCTACCCCTCCTTGGGGCCTTTATTAAAAATTGCACACGCCCTTGGCACACGCCTTGGCACCTTTCTTGACGACCAGATCAGCAGGGATCCTCTCATCGTGCGTCTCGAAGAGCAGCAAGAGGAATTGAGCATGTTAAAGGGAAAAGACAAACCCGTAAGCCTTCGATTCCACTCCCTTGGGCGCGGCAAAGCAGATCGGCGCATGGAACCTTTCTTCATTGAGATCCTCCCCGAGTCGGCCGAAGACAAAAAGCTCTCCTCCCACGAAGGAGAGGAGTTCATTGTCGTAGTTTCGGGTGAAGTGGAAGTGATCTATGGTCATGAAGTGCATAGGCTCAAAAAAGGCGACAGCATCTACTACAATTCTGTTGTCCCCCATTATGTAAGCAGTGCAAGGAATGAAAAGGCCGAAGTTTACGCTGTCTTGTACATTCCAGACTAA
- a CDS encoding tryptophanase → MVHYPFEPFRIKMVEPIHLIDRQTRESLLREAGYNVFALKARDVLVDLLTDSGTGAMSHIQWGAMMQGDESYAGAASYFRLSETIHSIFGFQHFVPTHQGRAAENILSALLVKPGLFVPSNMHFDTTDANIRARGGRPTNLVIDEAFIPSSMHPFKGNMDLCKLKSFIDHTGPENIPLGMITVTNNAGGGQPVSMENLHGVAEIYRSHGIPFFIDACRYAENSYFIQQREPGYQDRSILDIAREMFSLADGATMSAKKDAIVNIGGFLAMNDEELYRRACNELILREGFPTYGGLAGRDLEAIAVGLQEGIDETYLAYRVKQTAYLAGRLKELGIPIMDPPGGHAVYIDAGAFLPHIPPSEFPGQSLVVELYIEGGIRGVEIGSVMFAHSDPETGAMIHPKLEMVRLAIPRRVYTQSHLDHVVNTFKLIAENRDSMRGYRMTYAPELLRHFTARFEPIR, encoded by the coding sequence ATGGTCCATTATCCTTTCGAACCGTTCCGCATCAAGATGGTCGAACCCATCCACCTGATAGACCGTCAAACCAGAGAATCGCTCTTGAGGGAAGCAGGATACAACGTGTTTGCCCTCAAAGCCCGAGATGTTCTTGTGGACCTGCTCACGGATTCGGGAACAGGGGCCATGAGTCACATTCAGTGGGGAGCCATGATGCAGGGGGATGAATCTTACGCGGGGGCGGCTTCTTACTTTCGTTTGTCCGAGACCATACATTCCATTTTCGGTTTCCAACATTTCGTGCCCACCCATCAAGGGCGCGCCGCCGAAAACATTTTAAGTGCACTGTTGGTAAAACCCGGACTCTTCGTCCCCTCCAACATGCACTTCGATACGACGGACGCGAACATTCGCGCCCGTGGCGGTCGTCCTACCAATCTTGTCATCGACGAGGCATTCATCCCTTCGAGCATGCATCCTTTTAAGGGCAACATGGACCTGTGCAAGTTGAAAAGCTTTATCGACCATACAGGCCCTGAAAACATTCCACTTGGCATGATCACCGTTACGAACAATGCCGGAGGCGGACAGCCCGTATCCATGGAAAATCTTCACGGAGTCGCAGAAATCTATAGGAGTCACGGGATCCCGTTCTTTATCGATGCCTGCCGCTATGCCGAGAATTCCTACTTTATCCAACAAAGGGAACCCGGCTATCAAGACAGAAGTATCCTCGACATCGCCCGGGAAATGTTTTCTCTGGCAGATGGCGCCACAATGAGCGCCAAAAAGGATGCTATAGTGAATATCGGCGGGTTCCTTGCCATGAACGATGAAGAACTTTATCGGCGTGCATGCAACGAACTGATCCTGCGCGAGGGGTTTCCAACTTACGGAGGACTGGCTGGACGCGATTTGGAGGCCATTGCCGTTGGATTGCAGGAAGGGATTGACGAAACCTACCTCGCCTATCGCGTGAAACAGACGGCATACCTCGCCGGCAGGCTTAAAGAATTGGGGATTCCCATTATGGACCCCCCTGGAGGTCATGCAGTCTACATCGATGCAGGTGCCTTCCTGCCCCATATCCCCCCTTCTGAATTTCCAGGACAGAGCCTCGTGGTTGAACTTTACATCGAGGGGGGAATCCGTGGCGTGGAAATCGGATCTGTCATGTTCGCCCACAGCGACCCTGAAACCGGTGCCATGATCCATCCAAAACTCGAAATGGTTCGATTGGCCATTCCACGGCGCGTTTACACTCAAAGTCATTTGGACCATGTCGTCAATACTTTCAAGCTCATTGCGGAGAATCGCGACTCCATGCGTGGGTATCGCATGACCTATGCCCCTGAACTGCTGCGTCATTTCACGGCACGATTTGAACCTATCCGTTAG
- a CDS encoding PaaI family thioesterase, whose translation MKKIDIPKPQGYYCFACGTDNPMGLNMSFYCLGNTVRSDLSLTGHHVGWENIAHGGIISTILDEIMGWTVIAFQRVFFVTRSIEVRYLRPVSVNTPLTAIGEIESLNLPRGCSVQGTLLDAEGTKLATAKADMAFIPEKRLNILPEAYKNDMIRLFGEIEQLLA comes from the coding sequence TTGAAAAAAATAGATATTCCCAAGCCGCAAGGGTATTATTGTTTCGCCTGTGGCACGGATAATCCCATGGGACTGAATATGTCTTTCTATTGTTTGGGGAATACCGTTCGATCCGATCTTTCTTTAACAGGGCACCATGTGGGTTGGGAAAACATTGCACATGGAGGGATCATTTCCACGATCCTGGACGAAATCATGGGCTGGACGGTCATTGCATTTCAGAGGGTTTTTTTCGTCACACGCAGCATTGAGGTGCGATACCTGAGGCCCGTTTCAGTGAATACTCCCCTGACCGCCATAGGAGAAATAGAATCTTTGAACCTGCCCCGCGGGTGTTCCGTGCAGGGAACTCTTCTGGACGCCGAAGGGACAAAGCTTGCTACAGCGAAGGCAGACATGGCTTTTATACCGGAAAAGCGCCTCAACATTCTCCCTGAAGCTTACAAGAATGACATGATCAGACTCTTTGGGGAGATTGAGCAGTTGCTTGCATGA
- a CDS encoding glycerophosphodiester phosphodiesterase has product MPTDSSRIFSHPVLNIAHRGARSLAPENTLAAARKALQVGAHMWELDVGMTLDGELIVVHDLTLDRTSNVKAIYPSRSPWRVHDFTLKELQHLDFGSWFVEQDPFGEIASGALSLQEAKTYQGEPVLTLQDALTFTLEHDWLVNVEIKDLGNSHSESEIVYKVVSLVKDLNMADRVIISSFNHGYLECARSLHTEVALGVLVSFPHPNPEALVRKLGAQAYHPMLHTVTLHEISKLRQEGYHVLVWVANDEQTMRDLMDAGVSGLFTDFPQNLARIVS; this is encoded by the coding sequence ATGCCCACCGACTCATCCAGGATCTTCAGTCATCCCGTTTTGAATATCGCTCACCGGGGAGCTCGATCGCTGGCGCCGGAGAATACCCTGGCTGCAGCTCGCAAAGCCCTGCAGGTAGGTGCTCATATGTGGGAACTGGATGTAGGAATGACCCTGGATGGTGAGCTCATTGTAGTGCACGATCTTACCCTGGATCGTACATCCAACGTTAAGGCGATTTATCCTTCCCGCAGTCCCTGGCGAGTACATGACTTCACCCTGAAAGAGCTGCAGCACCTGGATTTCGGTTCCTGGTTCGTAGAGCAGGATCCGTTTGGAGAAATAGCTTCAGGGGCTTTATCCCTCCAGGAGGCGAAAACCTATCAGGGGGAGCCGGTACTCACTCTTCAAGATGCCCTGACCTTCACCCTCGAACACGACTGGCTGGTGAACGTTGAAATCAAGGATTTGGGCAATTCCCATTCCGAGTCTGAAATAGTCTATAAAGTCGTCTCCCTTGTAAAAGATCTGAACATGGCGGACCGGGTCATCATTTCGTCATTCAATCACGGTTATCTCGAGTGTGCGAGGTCTCTGCACACCGAAGTTGCTTTGGGCGTACTGGTATCTTTTCCCCACCCCAACCCCGAGGCTCTGGTTCGAAAACTGGGGGCTCAAGCCTACCATCCCATGCTCCATACTGTTACCTTGCATGAAATATCTAAACTGAGGCAAGAGGGGTATCATGTACTCGTCTGGGTAGCCAATGATGAACAAACCATGCGGGATCTCATGGATGCGGGTGTCAGCGGATTATTCACGGACTTTCCACAAAATTTGGCTCGTATTGTCTCTTGA
- a CDS encoding rubredoxin-like domain-containing protein, which yields MSQEEKKYVCAHCGYSASGQFTGDICPNCGLTYWKCGECGYTFTAPAYPKSCPNCGKTANFKNVTCYTPECGGPQNIDPRL from the coding sequence ATGAGCCAAGAAGAAAAAAAATATGTTTGTGCCCATTGTGGTTACAGCGCTTCAGGGCAATTTACTGGAGATATCTGTCCCAATTGCGGTTTGACCTATTGGAAATGTGGCGAATGCGGATACACCTTCACTGCACCGGCTTACCCAAAATCTTGCCCTAACTGCGGCAAGACGGCTAATTTTAAAAACGTTACCTGTTACACTCCGGAATGTGGTGGTCCTCAAAATATTGATCCACGCTTATGA
- a CDS encoding MBL fold metallo-hydrolase produces MMFSTIALANTEKENPTVCRISVIFNNIPFSPQLRTGWGFACVIEGFDQNILFDTGSDGEKLLANMHRVGIDPRSIDAVVLSHIHMDHTGGLEAFLAENPNVSVFMPYSFPDFLKKKIMDLGARVIAVKEPKELLKGVHSTGEMGNGIREQALILNTPKGLVVITGCAHPGVVHMVTQAKNYLKKEVYLTMGGFHMMGMSPSQITKHLQALRELGVKNVAPSHCTGDEAIARFREVWGHNFITGGCGAVIEVSP; encoded by the coding sequence ATGATGTTCAGCACCATCGCTCTCGCGAATACTGAAAAAGAAAACCCCACTGTTTGCCGTATCTCCGTCATCTTCAATAATATCCCGTTCTCTCCTCAACTCCGGACGGGCTGGGGATTCGCCTGTGTAATAGAAGGGTTTGATCAGAATATTCTTTTTGATACCGGCAGTGACGGTGAGAAACTTCTTGCCAATATGCATCGAGTCGGTATCGATCCACGATCTATTGATGCCGTTGTCTTATCTCACATTCACATGGACCACACTGGCGGGCTGGAAGCTTTCCTGGCTGAGAATCCGAATGTCTCAGTCTTCATGCCGTATTCTTTTCCCGATTTTTTGAAAAAGAAGATCATGGACCTGGGCGCCAGGGTTATTGCAGTAAAGGAACCAAAGGAATTGTTGAAAGGGGTTCATTCCACGGGCGAGATGGGAAATGGGATCAGGGAACAGGCCCTGATTCTCAACACCCCTAAAGGGCTTGTGGTCATTACGGGGTGTGCCCATCCCGGCGTGGTTCATATGGTCACACAGGCAAAAAATTACTTGAAAAAAGAAGTCTACCTGACGATGGGTGGATTCCATATGATGGGCATGAGTCCCTCTCAGATCACCAAGCACCTTCAAGCCCTCAGGGAACTTGGCGTCAAGAATGTGGCCCCGAGCCACTGCACAGGCGACGAGGCCATCGCCCGCTTTCGGGAGGTCTGGGGCCACAATTTTATAACGGGTGGCTGTGGTGCGGTGATAGAAGTGAGCCCATAG
- a CDS encoding pyridoxal phosphate-dependent aminotransferase produces the protein MISLSEKGGSGFEGIKLLLCENPLPPIEEAIVAAQAEVPHSNYYTEPYSEPLRRLISEKIGIPQRLIHINAGSELILRQLFDRFGRRVHLLTPTYPLFPEIAERYTETRLAPENGFSFDLATLEVPDGTTMMVIVNPNNPNGGTFDLTPLPDLLKRYPATHFLVDEAFIGMTGNSVAHMVPRYSNLLVTRTFSKAHSLAGFRVGYAILPEPLADDLNIHNDAYPLARPSQAAALATLQYEDKIQKRVIDLRDWTRRLAGDLEALGVQTYPTETYFFLADFAPYNAADLARQMRERNIFIKPLNDPVLGSGFMRVTTALPEDNARFLQVLRELL, from the coding sequence GTGATATCTCTATCAGAAAAGGGCGGTAGCGGTTTCGAGGGGATCAAACTGCTGCTCTGCGAAAATCCCTTACCGCCCATTGAAGAAGCCATCGTAGCCGCACAGGCTGAAGTGCCTCACAGCAACTATTACACAGAACCCTATTCGGAACCCTTACGAAGGCTTATCAGCGAGAAGATCGGCATACCCCAGCGATTGATCCATATCAACGCCGGTTCAGAATTGATCCTGCGACAACTGTTCGACCGCTTCGGACGCCGAGTTCATTTGCTGACTCCCACCTATCCACTGTTCCCTGAAATCGCTGAGCGCTACACTGAAACGAGACTGGCACCGGAAAATGGATTCAGCTTCGACCTAGCCACCCTTGAAGTACCGGACGGCACTACGATGATGGTGATCGTCAATCCCAACAACCCCAATGGAGGTACATTTGATCTGACACCGTTGCCGGATCTGCTCAAAAGATACCCCGCTACTCATTTCCTGGTGGATGAGGCGTTCATTGGCATGACCGGAAATTCTGTAGCGCATATGGTTCCTCGCTATTCCAATCTGCTGGTGACTCGAACGTTTTCCAAAGCTCATAGTTTGGCTGGCTTCCGGGTGGGGTATGCTATTCTGCCTGAACCACTGGCTGACGATCTGAACATCCACAACGATGCTTACCCTCTGGCTCGCCCCAGCCAGGCTGCAGCTTTGGCCACTCTCCAATACGAAGATAAAATCCAGAAGCGGGTGATCGATCTTCGCGACTGGACGAGACGCCTTGCCGGTGATCTGGAGGCGCTGGGCGTGCAGACTTATCCCACTGAAACCTATTTTTTCCTCGCAGACTTCGCCCCCTACAACGCTGCTGATCTGGCCAGGCAAATGCGGGAACGAAACATTTTTATCAAGCCCTTGAACGACCCTGTACTCGGTTCTGGCTTCATGCGCGTGACCACTGCACTGCCCGAGGACAACGCACGTTTTCTTCAGGTTCTGAGGGAGCTTCTATAG
- a CDS encoding Mrp/NBP35 family ATP-binding protein: MVTENQVREALDSVLDPELKKSITELEMVRNILISDGEVKFTLALTTLRCPMKEKIVKKAQEAIEKIPGVSRVEVALTAMSEEELHRLFPKHPLKGIEKTAHFIAVASGKGGVGKTTVALNLALALKNEGFKVGLLDADVYGPSIPVMMGLSEKPQSEAGMIVPLEKFGLKVMSFGFLLEESHPLIWRGPLVGKAVKQLLNDVMWGELDYLVVDLPPGTGDPSITVAQSIPTVSLVVVTTPQEVALADVKKAINMFKKMDISILGIVENMSYFKCAHSDEKIEIFGAGGGERLSQQMDIPLLGKIPIDLDLRRGEDEGRPGIIDSPDSETSIVFKEIARQLAASFSKPADAAGQSLRSDPK, from the coding sequence ATGGTTACAGAAAACCAGGTCAGAGAGGCCCTCGATAGCGTATTGGATCCAGAGCTGAAAAAGAGCATCACAGAGCTTGAAATGGTTAGAAATATACTGATCAGCGATGGCGAAGTAAAATTCACCCTTGCTCTCACGACTCTGCGCTGTCCCATGAAGGAAAAAATCGTGAAAAAAGCTCAAGAAGCGATCGAAAAGATCCCCGGCGTTTCTCGAGTAGAGGTGGCGCTGACCGCGATGAGCGAAGAGGAATTGCATCGTCTTTTTCCGAAGCATCCATTGAAGGGAATCGAGAAAACGGCACACTTCATTGCAGTAGCCAGCGGCAAAGGTGGAGTCGGAAAAACTACTGTTGCACTCAACCTTGCGCTGGCTTTGAAAAACGAGGGCTTTAAAGTAGGGTTGTTGGATGCGGATGTCTATGGACCCAGCATTCCCGTCATGATGGGTCTTTCTGAAAAGCCTCAATCGGAAGCCGGAATGATTGTGCCGCTTGAAAAGTTCGGATTGAAGGTCATGTCTTTCGGATTTCTGCTGGAAGAAAGTCATCCTCTGATCTGGCGCGGGCCCTTGGTGGGGAAAGCTGTCAAACAGTTGCTCAACGACGTGATGTGGGGCGAACTGGATTACCTCGTGGTCGACCTGCCTCCCGGCACCGGTGACCCATCCATTACCGTCGCTCAATCCATTCCCACCGTTTCATTGGTAGTGGTGACCACGCCCCAAGAAGTGGCCTTGGCGGACGTAAAGAAAGCAATCAACATGTTTAAAAAGATGGATATCAGCATCCTCGGTATCGTAGAAAACATGTCTTATTTCAAGTGTGCTCATTCGGATGAAAAGATAGAAATATTTGGCGCAGGAGGGGGAGAAAGACTGTCACAACAGATGGACATCCCCCTTCTGGGAAAGATTCCCATTGACCTGGACCTTCGAAGAGGGGAGGATGAGGGACGACCAGGCATAATCGATTCGCCTGATTCTGAAACGAGCATTGTATTTAAAGAGATTGCCAGACAATTGGCAGCTTCTTTCAGTAAACCCGCCGACGCTGCCGGGCAAAGTCTTCGTTCCGATCCAAAATGA